The Sceloporus undulatus isolate JIND9_A2432 ecotype Alabama chromosome 7, SceUnd_v1.1, whole genome shotgun sequence genome segment GTCTACTGCATCTTAGGAAGTTGACCAAGCCTATgacagcttatgctacaaatgtttttgcacagttagtctcaaaggtgctataagacccctttgcatatcAACTATCATGTGTGCCCTGTGCCCCAAATATTTTGTGCACTCTTGTCAGAACAAAATGTAACATTACTAGAAATAGGCATTGTCTCAAATACTTCGTCAAGCtagatgtttaatttttttaaaaggccaaagATGGGAAAGCCCCATTGTAATGAACTGCAAGTGTTGGGCTTTCCCATTATCTTAAAACATATTTCAATCCAGTCCCCTCCTACCCCAATTAATTGCACTTTTAAGTTATTTTCTCATCCAGTCCAAAGAAGAGTTTGAGGATCTTAAAGCTGGcttattaccgtattttccggcgtacaagatgACTTTTTAACCCATGAAAATTCATCAAAGTGGGGGGTCGTCTTGTACGCCAGGTTAAGCCCTGGCCGGCTCCCACCTTCCCAGGCCCAGGCCTCCGCAGGGGCCTGGAAGGAGCGCAGCCACAATCGCAGTGATCACAGCGGGactgctccctccttccaggcctctgaggaggccgagGCCTCCGCAGGGGCCTGAAAGGAGCGTGTGGCCCCCGCGATCGCGGCCAggctgctccctccttccaggcTTTTGCGACCTCTGAGGCTTCCTCAGAGGTCGCAAGGGAGTGCGGCCGGTGTGAGCACCACTGGCCTGCTCCCTCCTTGGATTTGGAAGAGGGGTAgccttatacagcgagtatatcccaaactctatattttaacaagaaaagttgggggtcatcttatacacccagtcgtcttatacgctggaaaatacggtatttattgttgtgttgttgtgtggcttcaagttgtttcagacttacggtgaccctaagctgaacctatcatggtgttttcttggcaagatttgttcagaggtttgtcaatgctatcctctgaggctgagagactttgacttgccaaggtcactcagtgcgttttatggccaagctaggatttgaactctagtctcccagtgtcttagtccaatgctcagccATTACACCACGCTTattattttcaacattttaattaGTCCTAGTAAAAAGCATTACATTACTGTTGTGTGTCAATTCTTCCAAGTAAGAATTGTTAGACATATTATACCACAAATTTCCCATAAGGTAGGGAAATCTGAGCTGTGTTTTTATTGCCCTCTTATCTTAAGAGCTTGGCTTTTAGAAATGTTTCATGTATCTCAAGATTCTTCTATCATGGGAGTAGGTGTTTAAATAGCAAAGTTTTACCTTTTTAAACAGTTAGAAAAAAGCACTAGCAGGGCACTCCAAGGTAACAATACTCTTAAACTGTAACATCCCAGTGTGGGAATCATCATATGCTAGGTTTccaaatgctttctttcttttctcccttccagCAAACAACTATATGGAATCTAAATGTGAAGCTGCCATCCAGGAGATGAGAAGATGTTGTGCCCGGTATCCCAAGGGCAGATCCATCTCTTGCTCAGGGTTTGAGTTAAAGGTAAAAGAGAATCAGAAGCAGGTACTGGCTCCTAACGGATTTCACATCCCACAGCCCTGAGGAAACACTATCCGCTGAGGAGCACAGGCCTTTCCTGCAAACTATGTAGCTACGCTATACCTCATCCATACTGCTTGCATCGGAGAGTGTTCCATGACGCAAGCCAGCTCCTCTTCCAGACATCCACAGCAAAAAAGCAAGAACTGTCTGCTAAGAGTAGAGCTGTTTAGCAGTTCTATCATTGAAATGTGTTACTGCTATAGCCTTATTGTGGAGTAGATTGGAGTAGAATAATTCGGTGTGTTAATGTTCAGTGTCATCAGAATCTATTGTCAAGAGCAGCAGTATTCCACTACAAGGTGGAATCCAAGCAGTCCTTTTTGGCTGGAAGTTTAAGTTTCAGACATTCTTGTTGTTAGATATGTGAAATTGCAGAACTTTTAATTCCAGTATATCGGGACTTCCCATCTGCTCTGaagctgccctcctcctcctgccttcttgCTGTGCAGTGAACGTTGGCACTAAAGCTGCCTTCTTTTTTCAGCTCAGCAATAGTTAGGTTACCTGTGTGCCTCAGTTTCCTTGTCTGCAACCCGTTTAACCTTTGGACTATCCAGTCTATCCTTTGGATTGTAGATTTAGTAGCACTGAAATCCAATTGCACAATACTGATTTATGTGATCACCGTTGCAATTTCAGGGATAGTTATAGTGTGGTGTATGACCTCCCCTCTTTGTAAAGCAATAGTCACTTTATGGAAAGCCAGAGTGGTAAAagggatatttttaaaatctcccattCTGCAACTTATGTGAGCAAAGCACAATTTCAATGAATGGAATTGGAATGTGGCTGTAGCATCACTTTTCTCCCCCAGTTTAGACCCTGCTGAACACAATCCAGGAGATTTTGAGCCTCTTTTAGTACCCTTGTGTTCAATCTAGAACCTCATCAGTGTTGAGTAACTTCAAAACAAGTGCAATGTTCTGTGTGCATTGTCAGCAGGCATCACCAAAGCCagtggaataatactgtgttAAGTCTTTTTAAATTCCatgctgcaaaaaataaaaataaatttgaaaaatacaAGATTCAAAATGAGTTTAGGATTTTTAACTTTCTAAAGGTCCCATCGACTTTgtcctttatttttaaagtgattcTTGTTTCCGCTTACTTTTGcataaatg includes the following:
- the CMC4 gene encoding cx9C motif-containing protein 4 isoform X2 encodes the protein MAQKDPCQKYACEIQKCLQANNYMESKCEAAIQEMRRCCARYPKGRSISCSGFELKVKENQKQVLAPNGFHIPQP
- the CMC4 gene encoding cx9C motif-containing protein 4 isoform X1, with product MFSSHFSSLAMAQKDPCQKYACEIQKCLQANNYMESKCEAAIQEMRRCCARYPKGRSISCSGFELKVKENQKQVLAPNGFHIPQP